A single region of the Thermococcus paralvinellae genome encodes:
- a CDS encoding UPF0175 family protein — protein MEIVIPDDVLISLKLPRKELEKELKLELAVILYQRGALSLGKAAKLAGITKRKFLEELAKRGIPRHYTEKELEEDLEFARS, from the coding sequence ATGGAAATTGTGATTCCTGATGATGTTCTTATATCGCTCAAGCTTCCCAGAAAGGAGCTTGAAAAGGAGCTTAAGCTCGAGTTAGCGGTTATTCTTTATCAACGGGGAGCATTGTCACTTGGGAAAGCCGCTAAACTTGCGGGCATTACAAAAAGGAAGTTCCTGGAGGAACTTGCAAAAAGAGGGATTCCAAGACACTACACAGAAAAGGAACTTGAGGAGGATTTGGAGTTTGCCCGTAGTTAG
- a CDS encoding glycerophosphodiester phosphodiesterase family protein, with amino-acid sequence MPSWEENRVLVLGHRGFMSKYPENSILAFVEAISAGADGIELDVWLTKDGKAIIMHDETLERTAKIKKKTKDVTLEEIKAADLGMGQRIPTLEEVFQAIPKDALINIEIKDVDAAEESIKIVRKFDACDRVMISSFNIDALRKVREYSENVRLGLLIDNEQVVPQIPKLKKELKLWSVNAPMEGIPIIGFEKFRQALAWAKSLGLKVVLWTENDELYYQNDNLKRLVGLFDVIITDDVARMIEYLKSLGLR; translated from the coding sequence AGTTTTAGTCCTTGGACATAGAGGATTCATGTCAAAATATCCTGAGAACAGTATTTTGGCATTTGTTGAAGCTATAAGTGCTGGTGCAGATGGTATTGAGCTCGACGTCTGGCTGACCAAAGATGGGAAAGCGATAATAATGCACGATGAAACTTTAGAAAGAACTGCAAAGATAAAGAAAAAGACCAAGGATGTTACTCTTGAGGAGATAAAGGCTGCTGACTTGGGGATGGGTCAGAGGATTCCAACTCTTGAGGAAGTTTTCCAAGCTATCCCAAAAGATGCTCTCATTAATATCGAGATTAAAGATGTAGATGCTGCAGAGGAGAGTATTAAAATAGTTAGAAAATTTGATGCCTGCGATAGAGTTATGATTTCTTCATTCAACATCGATGCCCTCAGAAAGGTTAGGGAATACAGCGAAAATGTTAGACTTGGCCTTTTAATTGATAATGAGCAGGTAGTCCCACAAATTCCTAAGCTGAAGAAAGAGCTCAAGCTCTGGTCTGTGAATGCTCCTATGGAAGGAATACCAATTATTGGATTTGAGAAGTTCAGGCAGGCTTTGGCTTGGGCTAAGAGCTTGGGATTAAAGGTTGTGCTTTGGACTGAAAATGACGAGCTATACTATCAAAATGACAACTTAAAGCGCTTAGTGGGTCTTTTTGATGTCATAATTACGGATGATGTTGCAAGGATGATTGAATATCTGAAGAGTTTAGGTTTGAGGTGA
- a CDS encoding DUF3368 domain-containing protein, which translates to MPVVSNSTPLIHLAKIDRLDLLKEFFGEIFIPEAVYRECILEGKGSEDSELIEKAEWIKVVRIKDETLKKSLMLELDEGESEAIVLALEMNSELLLIDDYDGREIARALGLKVTGTIGVLLKAKFQGKITSLKEELEKLKKTGFWLSDELYKKILEEVGES; encoded by the coding sequence TTGCCCGTAGTTAGCAACTCCACACCGTTAATTCACTTGGCTAAGATTGATAGACTCGATCTTCTAAAAGAGTTCTTTGGAGAAATCTTTATTCCTGAAGCCGTTTATAGAGAGTGCATCCTTGAGGGTAAAGGTTCAGAAGATTCTGAGCTCATTGAAAAGGCTGAGTGGATTAAAGTTGTGAGAATAAAAGACGAGACCCTCAAAAAGTCTTTAATGCTCGAGCTTGATGAGGGAGAAAGTGAGGCAATAGTTTTAGCCCTTGAGATGAATTCCGAATTGCTCCTCATTGATGACTATGATGGTAGGGAAATTGCAAGGGCATTAGGTTTGAAAGTTACAGGAACAATTGGTGTCTTGTTAAAGGCAAAGTTTCAAGGAAAAATCACCAGCTTAAAAGAGGAGCTCGAAAAGCTCAAGAAAACCGGCTTTTGGCTAAGCGATGAGCTTTATAAAAAGATATTGGAAGAAGTTGGAGAGAGTTAA